A stretch of Sebastes fasciatus isolate fSebFas1 chromosome 19, fSebFas1.pri, whole genome shotgun sequence DNA encodes these proteins:
- the LOC141757403 gene encoding KN motif and ankyrin repeat domain-containing protein 1-like isoform X2, with product MAQGSCILRNVSGQSTEERVSNYPGIDYQSDADYLECVDNFQNGATIKRLSLKRRPRVAVNNVEKTQSGVSSSQLYSAESLSSPSSDDTRLLGMSSATRGRPPLPPPHGSSLDNKPSRIEGPATPQILSESKPQPAARSLASQRQSPVVEKTLMETLKHLEEEVKSQTPPQPHPRRRLASFGGVGSHGSLSPFTGLGAYNHNNNGNKPTGSGGDIHLSSSLGSRGSTGCLRLSPQSSGRSASVASLGPTHLQHVRDQMVVALQRLKELEEQVTIIPILQVKISVLQEEKRQLVSRLKNQSDNEDVNDVIWKRAWSMETSDIENKVNMGEGLEGDLREFRQLTQEMQALERTIKGGHLHAWHEKGHNLLHDEAIKSVAGDKDVDMTSSKPTTENKYVLTDEVETRSIATEVSEVNLGIYTERDAEIDAQQLIIGALKERICHLEAELKESALQTEMSRLKLELQAAGARNRADKASSARPSTVSTGTEARPHTTSQGVGNHTQLRDASTGEATEVKTVGVSCCGPELKNVCTGPDVPMSQWEVRERVETMEKGVGIQVSTNTQGVGMEIRFCDAETNTEVPVENLGSKKRKIKSRSVGCGDCSVDVIIYEAKEVVSQGIATDQVRGVDLGIMASPQTASQRTNTVSSSVSRFTNTRHAFNTDCSTNTFLSTQDKHTNTTQTATRTVSVGNWVQDIKCTPETRTIGVGTTNLPGSALKQTPGTVAKVTRDAGVGFTNINENFLVGLKTRNMASGSSHRPDPIKTRSIGVGEGKIRDLSVSSSQTIQQSSQWDPELNHYIEKMHWLLRDHGGLLTEDHVPQREGFVQQHSGRGSADSCDNKAAAQEGTDVHPLNCQPPVSRGFQPTSQLLLDSPKCDKEDPGMCQQGDSEVKRMIQMLEQQTSSALQDRSTHAGVLRSVMKKQNGDQGCSSNRKSMKFMRVTAGLDPMSSYELSASEKTNSEEVERRGHKKSSQDGTQGRKVKSGSNKGSKGSGKSHTQRCKISEAMFSACQALKMHLSDNTALSSRELHDCLQTIQQEWFSVSSHKSAAHDTMGDYLSTFRVISPAVLQHIANTADGNGNTALHYSVSHSNFGIVKKLLDAEVCNVDQQNKAGYTPIMLAALAAVESPEDMRVVERLFTKGDVNAKASQAGQTALMLAVSHGRMDMVQALLAQGAEVNLQDDEGSTALMCSSEHGHADIVRLLLAQPDCDASLTDSV from the exons ATGGCTCAAGGCAGTTGCATCTTGAGAAATGTGTCAG GTCAAAGCACTGAAGAGCGTGTTTCTAACTACCCGGGGATTGACTACCAGTCGGACGCGGACTACCTCGAGTGTGTGGACAATTTCCAAAACGGCGCCACCATTAAGCGGCTAAGCCTTAAGAGGAGGCCCAGGGTGGCCGTCAACAATGTGGAAAAAACACAGAGTGGCGTTTCATCCAGTCAGTTGTACTCTGCAGAATCCTTGTCATCACCAAGCAGTGATGATACAAGACTGCTGGGCATGTCTTCTGCAACCAGAGGTcgacctcctcttcctccgccgCACGGTTCCTCGTTGGATAACAAACCCTCCAGGATTGAAGGGCCAGCAACCCCTCAGATACTCAGTGAGTCAAAGCCTCAGCCTGCTGCAAGATCTCTTGCTTCACAAAGACAAAGCCCCGTGGTGGAAAAGACCTTAATGGAGACCCTCAAACACTTGGAGGAGGAAGTGAAGAGCCAGACTCCACCTCAGCCCCATCCCCGTCGCCGACTGGCCAGCTTTGGAGGGGTAGGCTCCCATGGGTCGCTCTCCCCCTTCACTGGCCTCGGCGCATATAATCACAACAACAATGGGAACAAGCCTACTGGTTCAGGAGGCGATATCCACCTGAGCTCGTCCCTGGGCAGTAGAGGCAGCACAGGATGCCTTCGGCTGAGCCCACAGAGTTCTGGAAGAAGCGCCTCGGTTGCGAGTCTCGGCCCCACGCACCTGCAGCATGTCCGTGACCAGATGGTGGTCGCCCTGCAGAGGctgaaggagctggaggagcaggTGACCATCATCCCTATCCTCCAGGTGAAAATCTCAGTCCTTCAGGAGGAAAAGAGGCAACTGGTATCTCGGCTCAAGAACCAGAGTGACAACGAGGACGTGAACGATGTGATCTGGAAGAGAGCATGGAGCATGGAGACATCTGACATTGAGAACAAGGTGAATATGGGGGAAGGACTTGAGGGCGACCTCAGGGAGTTCAGGCAGCTGACTCAAGAGATGCAGGCGTTGGAAAGAACCATCAAGGGCGGACATTTGCACGCATGGCATGAAAAAGGTCATAACCTTCTGCATGACGAGGCTATCAAGTCAGTCGCAGGTGATAAAGATGTAGATATGACCTCATCTAAACccacaacagaaaacaaatatGTGCTCACCGATGAGGTAGAGACGAGATCCATTGCAACAGAAGTGTCCGAAGTTAATCTTGGAATTTACACAGAACGAGATGCAGAGATTGATGCCCAACAACTAATAATTGGTGCCTTGAAGGAGAGAATTTGTCACTTAGAAGCAGAGTTGAAAGAATCCGCTCTCCAGACGGAGATGAGCCGCCTGAAACTGGAGCTTCAGGCTGCAGGAGCTCGAAACCGAGCCGATAAAGCCTCCTCTGCTAGACCGTCCACTGTGAGCACAGGCACCGAGGCAAGGCCTCACACCACAAGCCAGGGAGTGGGCAATCACACTCAGCTCCGAGATGCCAGCACGGGGGAGGCTACAGAGGTGAAGACTGTGGGAGTATCGTGTTGCGGGCCTGAGCTGAAGAATGTTTGCACAGGACCAGATGTACCTATGAGCCAGTGGGAGGTCAGGGAGCGAGTGGAGACCATGGAGAAGGGCGTGGGGATCCAAGTGTCTACGAACACACAAGGAGTTGGGATGGAGATAAGGTTTTGTGAtgcagaaacaaacacagaggTACCAGTGGAGAATCTGGGGTCTAAGAAGAGAAAGATTAAGTCTCGTTCGGTGGGTTGTGGGGACTGTTCTGTTGATGTGATCATCTACGAGGCTAAGGAAGTGGTTTCTCAAGGTATCGCCACAGATCAAGTCAGAGGAGTGGATCTGGGGATCATGGCATCACCGCAGACCGCTTCTCAACGTACCAACACGGTATCCAGTTCAGTGTCTCGCTTTACCAACACCAGACATGCCTTCAACACAGACTGCAGCACTAATACTTTCCTAAGTACCCAAGACAAGCACACCAACACCACTCAGACTGCTACTAGGACCGTGTCAGTAGGCAACTGGGTTCAAGACATCAAATGCACCCCAGAGACCCGCACGATAGGTGTAGGAACCACAAATCTGCctggaagtgccttaaaacaAACACCAGGGACAGTCGCCAAGGTAACCCGAGACGCCGGTGTTGGATTCACGAACATTAATGAGAATTTCCtggttggactgaaaacacgaAATATGGCCTCTGGATCCTCCCATCGACCGGACCCCATTAAGACGAGGAGCATCGGTGTCGGGGAGGGGAAGATACGGGATCTGTCGGTTTCATCCAGTCAGACCATCCAGCAATCGTCCCAGTGGGACCCCGAGCTGAACCATTACATAGAGAAGATGCACTGGCTCCTCAGGGATCACGGTGGCCTGCTCACAGAGGACCACGTTCCGCAGAGGGAAGGGTTTGTCCAGCAGCACAGTGGCCGAGGAAGTGCCGACTCCTGCGATAACAAAGCTGCAGCACAAGAAGGAACAGACGTCCATCCTTTAAATTGTCAGCCACCAG TCAGCAGAGGGTTTCAACCCACATCTCAACTCTTACTTGACTCTCCAAAGTGTGACAAAGAAGACCCAGGAATGTGCCAACAGGGTGATTCAGAGGTGAAAAGAATGATACAGATGTTGGAGCAACAGACATCCTCAGCTCTGCAAG ACAGGTCCACTCATGCCGgtgttctgcggtctgtaatgaAGAAACAAAACGGTGACCaaggctgcagcagcaacaggaaGAGCATGAAGTTCATGAGGGTGACCGCAGG ATTAGACCCCATGTCATCTTACGAGCTCTCTGCCAGTGAGAAGACGAACTCTGAGGAAGTGGAAAGGAGAGGACACAAGAAATCTTCTCAAGATGGAACGCAAGGAAGAAAGGTCAAAAGTGGCTCCAACAAGGGGTCCAAAGGGTCTGggaaatcacacacacagag GTGTAAAATAAGTGAGGCGATGTTTTCTGCTTGTCAAGCCTTAAAGATGCACCTGAGTGATAACACGGCTTTATCCAGCAGGGAACTG CATGACTGTCTACAAACAATCCAGCAGGAGTGGTTCTCTGTGTCCAGCCACAAGTCGGCCGCTCATGACACGATGGGGGATTACTTGTCTACATTTCGGGTCATTTCACCTGCAGTGTTGCAACATATAGCCAACACGGCCGACGGCAACGGAAACACAGCTCTGCACTACAGTGTGTCTCACTCCAACTTTGGCATTGTCAAGAAATTGCTTGATGCAG AGGTGTGTAACGTCGATCAGCAGAACAAAGCGGGTTACACGCCCATCATGTTGGCTGCACTCGCAGCTGTGGAAAGTCCAGAGGACATGAGAGTCGTGGAGCGGCTCTTCACAAAAGGAGACGTCAACGCCAAGGCCAGCCAG GCCGGTCAGACGGCTCTGATGCTGGCGGTGAGCCACGGCAGGATGGACATGGTGCAGGCTCTGCTGGCACAGGGGGCGGAGGTCAATCTGCAGGACGACGAGGGCTCCACGGCGCTGATGTGTTCCAGCGAGCACGGCCATGCCGACATCGTTAGACTCCTGCTGGCACAGCCAGACTGCGACGCCTCCCTGACTGATAGTGTAT gA
- the LOC141757403 gene encoding KN motif and ankyrin repeat domain-containing protein 1-like isoform X5, protein MSSATRGRPPLPPPHGSSLDNKPSRIEGPATPQILSESKPQPAARSLASQRQSPVVEKTLMETLKHLEEEVKSQTPPQPHPRRRLASFGGVGSHGSLSPFTGLGAYNHNNNGNKPTGSGGDIHLSSSLGSRGSTGCLRLSPQSSGRSASVASLGPTHLQHVRDQMVVALQRLKELEEQVTIIPILQVKISVLQEEKRQLVSRLKNQSDNEDVNDVIWKRAWSMETSDIENKVNMGEGLEGDLREFRQLTQEMQALERTIKGGHLHAWHEKGHNLLHDEAIKSVAGDKDVDMTSSKPTTENKYVLTDEVETRSIATEVSEVNLGIYTERDAEIDAQQLIIGALKERICHLEAELKESALQTEMSRLKLELQAAGARNRADKASSARPSTVSTGTEARPHTTSQGVGNHTQLRDASTGEATEVKTVGVSCCGPELKNVCTGPDVPMSQWEVRERVETMEKGVGIQVSTNTQGVGMEIRFCDAETNTEVPVENLGSKKRKIKSRSVGCGDCSVDVIIYEAKEVVSQGIATDQVRGVDLGIMASPQTASQRTNTVSSSVSRFTNTRHAFNTDCSTNTFLSTQDKHTNTTQTATRTVSVGNWVQDIKCTPETRTIGVGTTNLPGSALKQTPGTVAKVTRDAGVGFTNINENFLVGLKTRNMASGSSHRPDPIKTRSIGVGEGKIRDLSVSSSQTIQQSSQWDPELNHYIEKMHWLLRDHGGLLTEDHVPQREGFVQQHSGRGSADSCDNKAAAQEGTDVHPLNCQPPVSRGFQPTSQLLLDSPKCDKEDPGMCQQGDSEVKRMIQMLEQQTSSALQDRSTHAGVLRSVMKKQNGDQGCSSNRKSMKFMRVTAGLDPMSSYELSASEKTNSEEVERRGHKKSSQDGTQGRKVKSGSNKGSKGSGKSHTQRCKISEAMFSACQALKMHLSDNTALSSRELHDCLQTIQQEWFSVSSHKSAAHDTMGDYLSTFRVISPAVLQHIANTADGNGNTALHYSVSHSNFGIVKKLLDAEVCNVDQQNKAGYTPIMLAALAAVESPEDMRVVERLFTKGDVNAKASQAGQTALMLAVSHGRMDMVQALLAQGAEVNLQDDEGSTALMCSSEHGHADIVRLLLAQPDCDASLTDSDESTALSIALEAGHNDIAVLLYAHANFSKGQTGASARHSGKSLSSSGARNLFE, encoded by the exons ATGTCTTCTGCAACCAGAGGTcgacctcctcttcctccgccgCACGGTTCCTCGTTGGATAACAAACCCTCCAGGATTGAAGGGCCAGCAACCCCTCAGATACTCAGTGAGTCAAAGCCTCAGCCTGCTGCAAGATCTCTTGCTTCACAAAGACAAAGCCCCGTGGTGGAAAAGACCTTAATGGAGACCCTCAAACACTTGGAGGAGGAAGTGAAGAGCCAGACTCCACCTCAGCCCCATCCCCGTCGCCGACTGGCCAGCTTTGGAGGGGTAGGCTCCCATGGGTCGCTCTCCCCCTTCACTGGCCTCGGCGCATATAATCACAACAACAATGGGAACAAGCCTACTGGTTCAGGAGGCGATATCCACCTGAGCTCGTCCCTGGGCAGTAGAGGCAGCACAGGATGCCTTCGGCTGAGCCCACAGAGTTCTGGAAGAAGCGCCTCGGTTGCGAGTCTCGGCCCCACGCACCTGCAGCATGTCCGTGACCAGATGGTGGTCGCCCTGCAGAGGctgaaggagctggaggagcaggTGACCATCATCCCTATCCTCCAGGTGAAAATCTCAGTCCTTCAGGAGGAAAAGAGGCAACTGGTATCTCGGCTCAAGAACCAGAGTGACAACGAGGACGTGAACGATGTGATCTGGAAGAGAGCATGGAGCATGGAGACATCTGACATTGAGAACAAGGTGAATATGGGGGAAGGACTTGAGGGCGACCTCAGGGAGTTCAGGCAGCTGACTCAAGAGATGCAGGCGTTGGAAAGAACCATCAAGGGCGGACATTTGCACGCATGGCATGAAAAAGGTCATAACCTTCTGCATGACGAGGCTATCAAGTCAGTCGCAGGTGATAAAGATGTAGATATGACCTCATCTAAACccacaacagaaaacaaatatGTGCTCACCGATGAGGTAGAGACGAGATCCATTGCAACAGAAGTGTCCGAAGTTAATCTTGGAATTTACACAGAACGAGATGCAGAGATTGATGCCCAACAACTAATAATTGGTGCCTTGAAGGAGAGAATTTGTCACTTAGAAGCAGAGTTGAAAGAATCCGCTCTCCAGACGGAGATGAGCCGCCTGAAACTGGAGCTTCAGGCTGCAGGAGCTCGAAACCGAGCCGATAAAGCCTCCTCTGCTAGACCGTCCACTGTGAGCACAGGCACCGAGGCAAGGCCTCACACCACAAGCCAGGGAGTGGGCAATCACACTCAGCTCCGAGATGCCAGCACGGGGGAGGCTACAGAGGTGAAGACTGTGGGAGTATCGTGTTGCGGGCCTGAGCTGAAGAATGTTTGCACAGGACCAGATGTACCTATGAGCCAGTGGGAGGTCAGGGAGCGAGTGGAGACCATGGAGAAGGGCGTGGGGATCCAAGTGTCTACGAACACACAAGGAGTTGGGATGGAGATAAGGTTTTGTGAtgcagaaacaaacacagaggTACCAGTGGAGAATCTGGGGTCTAAGAAGAGAAAGATTAAGTCTCGTTCGGTGGGTTGTGGGGACTGTTCTGTTGATGTGATCATCTACGAGGCTAAGGAAGTGGTTTCTCAAGGTATCGCCACAGATCAAGTCAGAGGAGTGGATCTGGGGATCATGGCATCACCGCAGACCGCTTCTCAACGTACCAACACGGTATCCAGTTCAGTGTCTCGCTTTACCAACACCAGACATGCCTTCAACACAGACTGCAGCACTAATACTTTCCTAAGTACCCAAGACAAGCACACCAACACCACTCAGACTGCTACTAGGACCGTGTCAGTAGGCAACTGGGTTCAAGACATCAAATGCACCCCAGAGACCCGCACGATAGGTGTAGGAACCACAAATCTGCctggaagtgccttaaaacaAACACCAGGGACAGTCGCCAAGGTAACCCGAGACGCCGGTGTTGGATTCACGAACATTAATGAGAATTTCCtggttggactgaaaacacgaAATATGGCCTCTGGATCCTCCCATCGACCGGACCCCATTAAGACGAGGAGCATCGGTGTCGGGGAGGGGAAGATACGGGATCTGTCGGTTTCATCCAGTCAGACCATCCAGCAATCGTCCCAGTGGGACCCCGAGCTGAACCATTACATAGAGAAGATGCACTGGCTCCTCAGGGATCACGGTGGCCTGCTCACAGAGGACCACGTTCCGCAGAGGGAAGGGTTTGTCCAGCAGCACAGTGGCCGAGGAAGTGCCGACTCCTGCGATAACAAAGCTGCAGCACAAGAAGGAACAGACGTCCATCCTTTAAATTGTCAGCCACCAG TCAGCAGAGGGTTTCAACCCACATCTCAACTCTTACTTGACTCTCCAAAGTGTGACAAAGAAGACCCAGGAATGTGCCAACAGGGTGATTCAGAGGTGAAAAGAATGATACAGATGTTGGAGCAACAGACATCCTCAGCTCTGCAAG ACAGGTCCACTCATGCCGgtgttctgcggtctgtaatgaAGAAACAAAACGGTGACCaaggctgcagcagcaacaggaaGAGCATGAAGTTCATGAGGGTGACCGCAGG ATTAGACCCCATGTCATCTTACGAGCTCTCTGCCAGTGAGAAGACGAACTCTGAGGAAGTGGAAAGGAGAGGACACAAGAAATCTTCTCAAGATGGAACGCAAGGAAGAAAGGTCAAAAGTGGCTCCAACAAGGGGTCCAAAGGGTCTGggaaatcacacacacagag GTGTAAAATAAGTGAGGCGATGTTTTCTGCTTGTCAAGCCTTAAAGATGCACCTGAGTGATAACACGGCTTTATCCAGCAGGGAACTG CATGACTGTCTACAAACAATCCAGCAGGAGTGGTTCTCTGTGTCCAGCCACAAGTCGGCCGCTCATGACACGATGGGGGATTACTTGTCTACATTTCGGGTCATTTCACCTGCAGTGTTGCAACATATAGCCAACACGGCCGACGGCAACGGAAACACAGCTCTGCACTACAGTGTGTCTCACTCCAACTTTGGCATTGTCAAGAAATTGCTTGATGCAG AGGTGTGTAACGTCGATCAGCAGAACAAAGCGGGTTACACGCCCATCATGTTGGCTGCACTCGCAGCTGTGGAAAGTCCAGAGGACATGAGAGTCGTGGAGCGGCTCTTCACAAAAGGAGACGTCAACGCCAAGGCCAGCCAG GCCGGTCAGACGGCTCTGATGCTGGCGGTGAGCCACGGCAGGATGGACATGGTGCAGGCTCTGCTGGCACAGGGGGCGGAGGTCAATCTGCAGGACGACGAGGGCTCCACGGCGCTGATGTGTTCCAGCGAGCACGGCCATGCCGACATCGTTAGACTCCTGCTGGCACAGCCAGACTGCGACGCCTCCCTGACTGATAGT gATGAAAGCACAGCCCTGTCTATTGCTCTGGAGGCAGGACATAATGACATCGCAGTGCTCCTTTACGCACATGCCAACTTCTCCAAAGGACAGACAGGG GCATCAGCTCGTCACAGTGGCAAGTCCCTCTCCTCGTCTGGGGCCAGAAATCTCTTTGAATGA